In one window of Campylobacter coli DNA:
- the rpsU gene encoding 30S ribosomal protein S21, translating to MPGIKVHPNESFDEAYRKFKKQVDRNLVVTEVRARRFFEPMTEIRKKQKISARKKMLKRLYMLRRYESRL from the coding sequence GTGCCAGGAATCAAGGTACATCCTAACGAGTCTTTTGACGAAGCGTATCGTAAGTTCAAAAAACAAGTAGATAGAAATCTAGTTGTTACTGAAGTAAGAGCAAGAAGATTTTTTGAGCCTATGACTGAAATTCGTAAAAAACAAAAAATTTCAGCTCGTAAGAAAATGCTTAAAAGACTTTATATGCTTAGACGCTACGAGTCAAGACTTTAA
- the ccoG gene encoding cytochrome c oxidase accessory protein CcoG: MENHITNYTKKRYFTYLVATIVIFCLPFVTINGNHFFLLSFDHSKLNLFFISFSTQELYLMPFLLIFLFLFIFFITTLGGRIWCAWSCPQTIFRVIYRDIIQTKLLKIRKNINNKQKEYEGYYFKKIIGVILFYFISLLAVSNLLWYFVPPEDFFAYIQNPGEHLLLLGILFCASLFLTLDITYLAEKFCIYVCPYARVQSVMFDRDTMQVIYDEKRGGVIYDGHTKLYKKPPEGECIGCEACVSICPTHIDIRKGMQLECINCLECADACSKVQSKFNRPSLINWTSIKAIETRKKVNYFRFRTIAYFIVLLIALIALIIMGSKKENMLLNINRSSELYQISHTHKGIEISNAYTFLFQNTDSKTHEYYFEASLEGVDNGIEIIRPSKAFTLKAGEQAKKIVVIKATKKLADNDQKDVIFPLHIKAYAKDNKEIVIFRESIFVYPKSTILKGYNESK, translated from the coding sequence ATGGAAAATCATATCACCAACTATACTAAAAAGCGTTATTTTACATATTTAGTTGCAACAATTGTAATATTTTGTTTACCTTTTGTTACAATTAATGGAAACCATTTCTTTTTATTGAGTTTTGATCATTCCAAACTGAATCTATTTTTTATTTCATTTTCAACTCAAGAATTATATCTTATGCCTTTTTTACTTATTTTTCTTTTTTTATTTATATTTTTTATAACTACTTTGGGAGGAAGAATTTGGTGTGCTTGGAGCTGTCCTCAAACTATTTTTAGGGTGATTTATAGAGATATTATCCAAACTAAGCTTTTAAAAATTCGTAAAAATATCAACAATAAACAAAAAGAATATGAAGGGTATTATTTTAAAAAAATTATAGGTGTGATTTTATTTTATTTCATATCTTTATTAGCTGTAAGTAATTTACTTTGGTATTTTGTTCCGCCTGAAGATTTCTTTGCTTATATACAAAATCCTGGCGAACATTTGCTTTTGCTTGGTATTTTATTTTGTGCAAGTTTATTTTTAACCTTAGATATTACCTATTTAGCAGAAAAATTTTGTATTTATGTATGTCCTTATGCAAGAGTTCAATCCGTAATGTTTGATCGCGATACCATGCAAGTGATTTATGATGAAAAACGCGGAGGAGTGATTTATGATGGACATACCAAACTTTATAAAAAACCACCTGAAGGTGAATGCATAGGTTGTGAGGCCTGTGTAAGTATTTGTCCTACCCATATAGACATACGCAAAGGCATGCAACTTGAATGTATCAATTGTTTAGAATGCGCTGATGCCTGTTCTAAAGTGCAAAGCAAATTTAACAGACCAAGTTTGATTAATTGGACTAGCATAAAAGCCATAGAAACACGCAAAAAAGTAAATTATTTCCGCTTTAGAACCATTGCTTATTTTATTGTTCTTTTAATTGCTTTGATTGCTTTGATAATCATGGGTAGCAAAAAAGAAAATATGCTTTTAAATATCAATCGTAGCAGTGAGCTTTATCAAATTTCACACACTCACAAGGGTATAGAAATTTCAAATGCGTATACTTTTTTGTTTCAAAATACTGATTCTAAAACTCATGAATATTATTTTGAAGCCAGCTTAGAAGGCGTTGATAATGGCATAGAAATCATTCGTCCAAGCAAAGCTTTTACATTAAAAGCAGGAGAGCAAGCTAAGAAAATTGTTGTAATAAAAGCTACTAAAAAACTGGCTGATAATGATCAAAAAGATGTGATTTTTCCACTTCACATCAAAGCCTATGCCAAAGATAATAAAGAGATTGTCATTTTTAGAGAAAGCATTTTTGTTTATCCTAAAAGCACGATTTTAAAGGGGTATAATGAATCCAAATAA
- the cmeR gene encoding multidrug efflux system transcriptional regulator CmeR, whose translation MNPNKAPSKKVLARREKIKNVAFDLFLTKGFQETSLSDIIKLSGGSYSNIYDSFHSKEGLFFEILDDVCKKHFDLIASQTQTIKNENLKEFLTSFGLTFVDIFNQVQTVAFGKIIFSQVYDKHKHVKNWIENNQKIFSYSILIELFKKQNSSYISNNAQKLAVLFCAMLREPYHSLNVLADTPLMSEQEQKEHVDFIVNIFLKGIENKTSI comes from the coding sequence ATGAATCCAAATAAAGCACCTTCTAAAAAAGTTTTAGCAAGAAGAGAAAAGATTAAAAATGTTGCTTTTGATCTATTTTTAACCAAAGGTTTTCAAGAAACTAGCTTAAGTGATATTATTAAATTATCGGGCGGTTCGTATTCTAATATTTATGATAGTTTTCATAGTAAAGAAGGTTTATTTTTTGAAATTTTAGATGATGTTTGCAAAAAACATTTTGATTTGATAGCCTCCCAAACTCAAACCATTAAAAATGAAAATTTAAAGGAATTTTTAACCTCTTTTGGGCTTACTTTTGTTGATATTTTCAATCAAGTCCAAACTGTTGCCTTTGGTAAAATTATTTTTTCTCAAGTTTATGATAAACATAAGCATGTTAAAAATTGGATTGAAAATAATCAGAAAATTTTCTCCTATAGCATACTTATAGAACTTTTTAAAAAACAAAATAGTAGCTATATTTCAAATAATGCTCAAAAACTTGCTGTGCTTTTTTGCGCTATGTTAAGAGAGCCTTATCATAGCTTAAATGTTTTAGCTGATACTCCTTTAATGAGTGAACAAGAACAAAAAGAACATGTAGATTTTATTGTCAATATATTTTTAAAAGGAATTGAAAATAAAACTTCAATTTAA
- a CDS encoding efflux RND transporter periplasmic adaptor subunit produces the protein MNSFQKNTLLLLSALFLFSACSKEEAPQKQIPPQSVSTMSVKAENLPLSFTYPAKLVSDYDVIIKPQVSGVIVEKLFKAGDLIKKGQTLFIIEQDKFKASVNSAYGKALMARANFDNASKDYNRSKTLYNKGAISQKEYDSALANFNNTKANLTSARADLENARIDLAYTEIKAPFDGIVGDALINIGDYVNSSSTELVRITNLNPIYADFYISDTDKLNIVRNTQDGKWDLSNIYADLNLNGEVVKGKLYFIDSVIDADSGTVKAKAIFDNNDSTLLPGAFATITSNGFIQKNGFKIPQIAIKQDQNEVYVFLLKEGKVAKAPVHISYQDNEYAVIDKGLQNGDKIILDNFKKIRLGSEVKEVGAQ, from the coding sequence ATGAATTCGTTTCAAAAAAATACCCTTTTACTTCTAAGCGCTTTATTTTTATTTTCCGCTTGTAGTAAGGAAGAAGCACCTCAAAAACAAATACCTCCTCAATCTGTTAGCACTATGAGTGTCAAAGCCGAAAATTTACCGCTTAGCTTTACTTATCCTGCAAAACTTGTTAGTGATTATGATGTCATCATCAAACCTCAAGTAAGCGGTGTTATTGTAGAAAAACTTTTCAAAGCAGGTGATTTAATTAAAAAAGGACAAACTCTTTTTATTATTGAACAAGATAAATTTAAAGCAAGTGTAAATTCAGCCTATGGAAAGGCTTTAATGGCTAGAGCAAATTTTGATAATGCTAGTAAAGATTATAACCGCTCAAAAACTCTTTACAACAAAGGTGCAATCTCTCAAAAAGAATACGATAGTGCCTTAGCAAATTTTAATAATACAAAAGCAAATCTCACTAGCGCTAGAGCAGACTTAGAAAATGCACGCATTGATTTAGCTTATACTGAAATTAAAGCTCCTTTTGATGGTATTGTAGGAGATGCTTTAATCAATATAGGAGATTATGTTAATTCCTCTTCAACCGAACTCGTAAGAATTACAAACCTCAATCCAATCTATGCGGATTTTTACATTTCAGATACAGATAAACTCAATATCGTTCGCAATACTCAAGATGGAAAATGGGATTTAAGCAATATCTATGCAGATTTAAATCTTAATGGAGAAGTAGTTAAAGGCAAACTTTATTTTATAGATTCAGTCATTGATGCAGATAGTGGAACAGTAAAAGCTAAAGCAATTTTTGACAATAATGACTCTACTCTTTTGCCAGGTGCCTTTGCAACAATTACTTCAAATGGTTTTATCCAAAAAAATGGATTTAAAATTCCTCAAATTGCAATCAAGCAAGATCAAAACGAGGTTTATGTTTTTCTTTTAAAAGAAGGTAAGGTTGCTAAAGCTCCTGTGCATATAAGCTATCAAGATAATGAATATGCTGTTATCGATAAAGGGCTACAAAATGGAGATAAAATCATTTTGGATAACTTTAAAAAAATTAGACTAGGTAGCGAAGTTAAAGAAGTTGGAGCACAATAA
- the cmeB gene encoding multidrug efflux RND transporter permease subunit CmeB, with protein sequence MFSKFFIERPIFASVVAIIISLAGAIGLVNLPIEQYPSLTPPTVKVSATYTGADAQTIATTVANPIEDAINGADNMIYMDSTSSSSGTMNLTVYFNIGTDPDQATIDVNNRISAATAKMPDEVKKLGVTVRKTSSTTLAAISMYSSNGSMSAVDVYNYITLNILDELKRVPGVGDANAIGNRNYSLRIWLKPDLLNKFGATATDVIAAVNDQNAQYATGKIGEEPLTQKSPYVYSITMQGRLQSPSEFENIILRTNEDGSFLRLKDVADIEIGSQQYKSQGRLNGNDAVPIMINLQSGANALNTAKLVEAKMQELSKSFPEGLEYKIPYDTTKFVIESIKEVIKTFVEALILVIIVMYMFLKNFRSTLIPMIAVPVSLLGTFAGLYLLGFSINLLTLFALILAIGIVVDDAIIVVENIDRILHEDENISVKDAAIQAMQEVSSPVISIVLVLCAVFIPVSFISGFVGEIQKQFALTLAISVTISGFVALTLTPSLCALFLRRNESKPFYIVQKFNDFFDWSTSIFSAGVAYMLKRTIRFVLIFCIMLGAIFYLYKQVPGSLVPEEDQGLMIGIINLPSASALHRTISEVDSMSQEILKTNGVKDAMAMIGFDLFTSSLKENAAAMFIGLEDWKDRNVSADEIIMELNKKFAPDRNAASVFRGLPPIPGLSITGGFEMYVQNKSGKSYDQIQEDVNKLVAAANQREELYGVRTTLDTSFPQYKLIIDRDKLKHFNLNMQDVFSTMNATIGTYYVNDFTMLGKNFQVNIRAKGDFINTQNALKNIFVRSNDGKMIPLDSFLTLQRSSGPDDVKRFNIFPAAQIQGQPAPGYTSGQAIEAISQVAQETLSDDYSIAWSGSAYQEVSSKGTGSYAFALGMVFVFLILAAQYERWLIPLAVVTAVPFAVFGSFLLVYLRGFTNDIYFQTGLLLLIGLSAKNAILIVEFAMEERFKKGKKIFDATIAAAKLRFRPIVMTSLAFTFGVLPMIFATGAGSASRHSLGTGLIGGMIAASTLAIFFVPLFFYLLENFNEWLDKKRGKVHE encoded by the coding sequence ATGTTTTCTAAATTTTTTATCGAAAGACCTATTTTTGCTTCTGTTGTAGCTATTATCATCTCTTTGGCTGGAGCTATTGGACTTGTAAATTTGCCCATAGAACAATACCCATCCTTAACTCCTCCTACAGTTAAAGTAAGCGCAACCTACACGGGTGCGGATGCTCAAACCATTGCCACAACAGTTGCAAACCCTATCGAAGATGCAATTAATGGTGCTGATAATATGATATATATGGATTCGACTTCAAGTTCCTCAGGAACCATGAATTTAACCGTGTATTTTAATATCGGTACAGATCCTGATCAAGCAACCATAGATGTTAACAATAGAATTTCAGCCGCAACTGCAAAAATGCCCGATGAAGTAAAAAAACTGGGCGTTACAGTTAGAAAAACCTCTTCTACAACACTTGCTGCTATCTCTATGTATTCAAGCAATGGTTCAATGAGTGCAGTGGATGTATATAATTACATTACTTTAAATATTTTAGATGAATTAAAAAGGGTTCCAGGCGTTGGAGATGCTAACGCTATAGGAAATCGTAATTATTCTTTAAGAATTTGGCTCAAACCTGATTTATTAAATAAATTTGGTGCAACAGCTACTGATGTTATCGCAGCCGTCAATGATCAAAATGCTCAATATGCCACAGGTAAAATCGGCGAAGAGCCCTTGACTCAAAAATCACCTTATGTTTATTCTATCACCATGCAAGGAAGATTGCAAAGCCCTAGTGAATTTGAAAATATTATCCTAAGAACAAACGAAGATGGTTCTTTTTTAAGATTAAAAGATGTAGCAGATATTGAGATAGGCTCTCAACAATATAAATCTCAAGGGCGATTAAACGGAAATGATGCGGTTCCAATTATGATCAATCTTCAATCAGGAGCAAATGCACTCAATACAGCAAAGCTTGTAGAAGCTAAAATGCAAGAACTATCAAAAAGCTTTCCCGAAGGTTTAGAATATAAAATTCCATACGATACAACTAAATTTGTTATCGAGTCTATTAAAGAAGTTATAAAAACCTTTGTTGAAGCGTTGATTTTGGTTATTATTGTTATGTATATGTTCTTAAAAAATTTCCGCTCAACACTCATTCCTATGATAGCCGTTCCTGTTTCATTACTAGGAACTTTTGCGGGACTTTATTTATTAGGATTTAGTATAAATCTTTTAACATTATTTGCCCTGATACTAGCCATAGGTATAGTCGTAGATGATGCTATTATTGTGGTTGAAAATATAGATAGAATTTTACACGAAGATGAAAATATCAGCGTTAAAGATGCAGCCATTCAAGCAATGCAAGAAGTAAGCTCACCTGTAATTTCGATTGTCCTTGTACTTTGTGCTGTTTTTATACCTGTATCTTTTATTTCAGGCTTTGTGGGAGAAATTCAAAAACAATTTGCACTCACCTTAGCTATATCTGTGACCATATCAGGTTTTGTAGCCCTTACTTTAACACCTTCTTTATGTGCACTCTTTTTAAGACGCAATGAAAGCAAGCCTTTTTATATTGTTCAAAAATTTAATGATTTCTTTGACTGGAGCACTTCTATATTTAGTGCAGGCGTTGCTTATATGCTTAAAAGAACCATTCGTTTTGTTTTGATTTTCTGTATCATGCTCGGAGCAATTTTTTATCTTTATAAACAAGTTCCTGGCTCTTTGGTTCCTGAAGAAGATCAAGGTTTAATGATAGGTATTATCAACCTTCCTTCGGCTTCAGCTCTACACAGAACGATCTCGGAAGTTGACTCTATGAGTCAAGAAATTCTAAAAACCAATGGCGTAAAAGATGCTATGGCTATGATAGGTTTTGATTTATTTACAAGCTCACTTAAAGAAAATGCCGCTGCAATGTTTATAGGGCTTGAAGATTGGAAAGATAGAAATGTAAGCGCTGATGAAATCATCATGGAGCTTAATAAAAAATTTGCTCCTGATCGCAATGCTGCAAGTGTATTTAGAGGATTACCTCCTATACCTGGGCTAAGTATCACGGGTGGTTTTGAAATGTATGTGCAAAATAAAAGCGGAAAAAGTTACGATCAAATTCAAGAAGATGTAAATAAACTTGTAGCAGCAGCCAATCAAAGAGAGGAATTATATGGGGTTCGAACTACTCTTGATACGAGCTTTCCTCAATATAAACTCATCATTGATAGAGATAAACTAAAGCATTTTAATTTAAATATGCAAGATGTTTTCAGTACAATGAATGCAACCATCGGAACATATTATGTTAATGATTTTACTATGCTTGGTAAAAATTTTCAAGTCAATATTCGCGCAAAAGGAGATTTTATAAATACCCAAAATGCATTGAAAAATATTTTTGTGCGCTCAAATGATGGAAAAATGATACCACTTGACTCTTTCTTAACTCTACAAAGAAGTTCAGGGCCAGATGATGTAAAACGTTTTAATATTTTCCCAGCAGCACAAATACAAGGACAACCTGCTCCAGGATACACTTCAGGACAAGCCATAGAAGCGATTTCCCAAGTAGCACAAGAAACTTTAAGTGATGATTACTCTATAGCTTGGAGTGGTTCAGCCTATCAAGAAGTTTCAAGCAAGGGAACAGGGAGCTATGCCTTTGCTTTGGGTATGGTGTTTGTATTCTTAATCTTAGCAGCACAATATGAAAGATGGCTTATACCTTTAGCTGTTGTTACAGCTGTACCTTTTGCCGTTTTTGGTTCGTTTTTACTTGTATACTTAAGAGGATTTACTAATGATATATATTTTCAAACCGGACTCTTGCTTTTAATTGGACTTTCAGCTAAGAATGCTATTTTGATCGTTGAATTTGCTATGGAAGAACGCTTTAAGAAAGGTAAGAAAATATTTGATGCAACTATCGCAGCTGCAAAACTTCGCTTTAGGCCGATAGTTATGACCTCTTTAGCTTTTACTTTTGGGGTTTTACCAATGATTTTTGCAACTGGAGCAGGAAGTGCTTCAAGACATTCTTTAGGGACAGGGCTTATTGGTGGAATGATAGCTGCTTCTACTTTAGCTATATTCTTTGTACCTTTATTTTTCTATCTTTTAGAAAATTTCAACGAATGGCTAGATAAGAAAAGGGGTAAAGTTCATGAATAA
- the cmeC gene encoding multidrug efflux transporter outer membrane subunit CmeC has protein sequence MNKIISISVIASLSLFISACSLSPNLNIPEANYSLDNKLGALSWEKENNYTLSKEWWKEFDDEKLNQVVDLALKNNNDLKLAFIHMEQAAAQLGIDFSDLLPKLDGSASANRAKTAINAPSNRTGEVSYGNDFKMGLDLSYEIDLWGKYRDTYRASKSGFKASQYDYEAARLSIVSSVVQTYFNFVNANENEKALKDAYDSAQEIYQINYEKFQVGAVGEYEIAQSRANLESTALQYNEAKLNKENYLKALKILTSNDLNDILYQDQAYQVFKLKDFDIPSGISSTILLQRPDIGSSLEKLTQQNYLVGVARTAFLPNLSLTGLLGFESGDLNTLVEAGSRTWNIGGNFTMPIFHWGEIYQNVNLAKLNKDEAFVNYQNTLVAAFGEIRYALIARKTIRLQYNNAQASELSYKRIYEISKERYDVGEMSLQDYLQARQDWLNATVAFNNTKYSYANSIVNVIKAFGGGFEKNEDIGKNIEEESKNLDMSFRE, from the coding sequence ATGAATAAAATAATTTCAATAAGTGTTATAGCAAGCTTAAGCCTTTTTATTTCAGCTTGTTCTTTAAGTCCAAATTTAAATATTCCCGAAGCAAATTATAGTCTTGATAATAAGCTAGGTGCTCTATCTTGGGAAAAAGAAAACAATTATACTCTTTCTAAGGAATGGTGGAAAGAATTTGATGATGAGAAATTAAATCAAGTTGTTGATTTAGCCCTTAAGAACAATAATGATTTAAAGCTTGCTTTTATTCATATGGAACAAGCTGCTGCTCAATTAGGCATAGATTTTAGTGATTTGTTGCCAAAATTAGATGGTAGCGCTAGCGCAAATCGTGCAAAAACAGCCATAAACGCTCCAAGCAACCGCACTGGGGAAGTCAGTTATGGCAATGATTTTAAAATGGGACTGGATTTAAGCTACGAAATTGATCTTTGGGGAAAATATCGCGATACTTACCGCGCTTCAAAATCAGGCTTTAAAGCTAGTCAGTACGATTATGAAGCTGCAAGACTTTCTATAGTTTCAAGCGTAGTTCAGACTTATTTTAATTTTGTAAATGCAAACGAAAATGAAAAAGCTTTAAAAGATGCTTATGACTCAGCACAAGAAATTTATCAAATTAATTATGAAAAATTTCAAGTAGGAGCAGTAGGAGAATACGAAATCGCACAATCAAGAGCAAATTTAGAAAGTACTGCTTTACAATACAATGAAGCAAAATTAAATAAAGAAAACTATCTTAAAGCTTTAAAAATTCTAACTTCAAATGATTTAAACGATATTCTTTATCAAGATCAAGCTTATCAGGTTTTCAAGCTCAAAGATTTTGATATACCAAGTGGAATTTCAAGTACTATACTCTTGCAACGTCCTGATATTGGTTCTTCTTTGGAAAAACTTACTCAACAAAATTATCTAGTAGGAGTAGCTCGCACAGCTTTCTTGCCTAATCTTTCTTTGACGGGCTTATTAGGATTTGAAAGTGGGGATTTAAATACACTTGTAGAAGCGGGCTCTAGAACTTGGAATATAGGTGGGAATTTCACAATGCCAATTTTCCACTGGGGAGAAATTTATCAAAATGTGAATTTAGCAAAACTCAATAAAGATGAAGCTTTTGTAAATTATCAAAACACCCTAGTCGCAGCCTTTGGAGAAATTCGCTATGCTTTAATTGCTAGAAAGACTATTCGCTTGCAGTATAACAACGCGCAAGCAAGTGAATTATCTTATAAAAGAATTTATGAAATAAGTAAAGAGCGTTATGATGTGGGTGAAATGTCTTTGCAAGATTATCTACAAGCACGCCAAGATTGGCTAAATGCTACAGTTGCTTTTAATAACACCAAATATTCTTATGCCAATTCTATAGTCAATGTTATCAAAGCTTTTGGTGGTGGTTTTGAAAAAAATGAAGATATTGGTAAAAATATAGAAGAAGAATCAAAAAATTTAGATATGTCTTTTAGAGAGTAA
- the cmeU gene encoding CmeU family protein, giving the protein MDKTKVVENLNALFKQRAEFYSYFDKNISKVGNTEVFDFSNAKDLNAEEVYKQFYHLDYAMRKLLPAIYKAYEVSDSDLNRDF; this is encoded by the coding sequence ATGGATAAAACAAAAGTAGTGGAAAATTTAAATGCATTGTTTAAACAAAGGGCGGAATTTTATTCTTATTTTGATAAGAATATTTCAAAAGTTGGCAATACTGAAGTGTTTGATTTTAGTAATGCTAAGGATTTAAATGCGGAGGAGGTTTATAAGCAATTTTATCATTTAGATTATGCGATGAGAAAATTGCTGCCTGCTATTTATAAAGCGTATGAGGTTAGTGATTCTGATTTAAATAGAGATTTTTAG